The Cicer arietinum cultivar CDC Frontier isolate Library 1 chromosome 1, Cicar.CDCFrontier_v2.0, whole genome shotgun sequence genome contains the following window.
gtgcaaaactaatttaatataCAAACAAGCACTAATTAACCCAACTATGTAAATTTCTCGATAAAAAATAGAAGTTACAAAATTTTACGattgtttagaaaataaaatttgtttgattagtaagaaaatataaaattgtaaataaaataatgtaagtGATgagtaaaattgaaagaaaataagTTACCAAAAACTTAGcatctttttatatataaatttaaaattaaattatttaaataaataaataatgatataattataaatacagTCTTTACGTTTTCGTTCAACTATTAATGTCAACataattttttgagtttgaacctaaaatttcacaattataaaaaaaatttgtggtATTTATTATACTGtctataaaaaaatgacaactaaaaaaaagagaataataatttactaAATCATTTCAAATTGGTGTATTAActattatcataaatacaatttttccaTTATCATGTTTAATAATTTACTATATTACCTTTATATCCACAAAGTggtaattataaaaaaaatagtctttagtgtaactttttaaataatattattgataaaaaataatgactTAAGAGCCATgcacataatatttattatttagatagtacaattaattgaaaaaagttattaatttaaaattaaaatttgaaaaaatgatatttattttgagatattatttttaaatataacaattattGTGGAATAGAGAAAGTATATAATAGTATATAAAGTAAATTTCACTAaatatttgagtaaaaaaaactaaatatttgaGGAACATCAAGGATTACATTGatttatttacatttatgtttatgtttaaaaaattaaaacaaaaaatttatgtatattatGCACAATTTgagaaaaacatatttttaaattgtttaaatgCTATTAtgcaatattaaatataacattttatatGTGTaggtaaaatattaaacattaaaagCACTTcttaatattaaaatcaatattaagTTCAGATAACATAAACAttgtaaaattgaaataaacaaacgaaattaaaatgaaatatagtAAAACCtagaacaaagaaaaaaatagacattTAGTAGACATGTTAATACCTTCTTTCTgctagtaataataattacaattgAATCTTGGATGATCATTACTTTACCAACTACCAACAACAATAACCATAGTACAAATACTCCtatataatataacaattaTGACCAAGAAAAGGTTGCAACAATGAGGCTTATTGAAAGAGCTCACTCCCAAGAGTCACCACACCAATCTCCTCATTGATTTGAGAATACAAAGGAGCAATATCTCTTTGTATCCTCTCCAATTCTTGCACAATATGTGCCATTGATGGTCTTCTATGAATCACATCCACACATACCAAAGCCAACTTCATCATTCTTCTACCACCATTCTTTTCTTGCTCACCAAGTGTTGTGTCAACAAACTTGTCCAATCCACTTCTATTTTTTGCCttcaaaacaaattaaagaTATGATCTCAGTACACAGATTCTACATTAAACTACTTTGATACGTAGTCTATCGTGGACTGATATTTGAAAAATGTCTAAAACATCAGTAAGAATAACGCCACCTCAAAAGTATAATTTCATGATCCTCTTTGGTCTCACGCCTGAGACATTAACATGATCAAAGCcgaatttacaaaaataaatgagttgAGGAGTTTTAAGGCTTGCATATATGTTCTCTTCTTTTTGTCAAAATGACATTGATAAGATTACTCtttcaaatgttaaaataaGGAGGACGGTCGTGAGTTTTTACTTTAGGAGGCCAAAATCAGTCATAGTTGAAGTAGCGGACAATTTTCATGTACTGATCTACTGTGGACCACCTATCAAAGTGCTCTGACGTAAAACTTGTTTAAGTGAGCTTTAAGAGACAAGTTAAAGAGATGAAATCCAAGATCTCTTCAAGTTTGGAAGCATGTGTATAGTATAGATGTACCTGAAATACTAGATTTTCATCTGGGTTTGGCATGTTTCTGTTATGGACTTGACAGCCACTAATCAACTCTAGTAAAAACACCCCAAAACTGTATACATCACTTTGCTCCAAATAGTTTTCTGATAAGCTCAAcctttggaaaaaaattaaaaagaaaaaaagtctaATGTAACTCAAATCAATAGATGAAAATCcaaaacaaaagttgatttaatAACTCTTTGAAGAATAAGTTGTAATTGTAGCATACTCTGGATCATGAAAGCAATCAACATTTGAAGATGAACCTGCCTGATTAAATTTTGTATGCAATTTGCAGAATCCATAATCAGAAACCTTGGCAGTATAATTTTCATCTAACAGAACATTTCTTGTACTAAAATTTCTGTGAAACAAAGGAGGGACCAAACTGTGAAGATGTTCTAGTCCTGTTGCAAAATAGAAACTGAATTCACTGGTTTGAATTTCACAAGAATAAAGGATAGTGTAGAGACTCAAACtgttttttagagaaaaaatacGGAGACCTATTTGAtccttgaaaaataaaaaggactAATTAGGTCTGTATTTTTTCTTGAAAGATTAGTTTGACGCTAAGATGGATTTACCTTTGGACGCGCCTAAAGCGATGGATACCCTACGCCGCAAGTCTAACTTTCCAATAGGTAAACCTTCATTGTCTGCATAACATGAATTCATCATAAAGATATGAAGTGTGTGGTGAAACAAACTTCATAGAAAGAAAGAAGGAAAGAATACCATATAGATGATTCCCTACATTGCCATTAGGGAGATATTCATACACAAGTAATTGTTGATAGCTATCCTCATAATAGCCTATAAGCTTGACAAGATTAATGTGGTGTATGTGAGCTATCTGTTTGACCTGTCcaccacattttttttaaaagtaatcaaCTTACTAGACAAATGAaccattttttgttttgaaaatgtaAATCTAACTTTAGCATAGTAGTATATGAAAGTTAtgttgttaataaaatattcctCTCAAAGAGAATCAAGGCTGTTATGCCACCTATATAAATTTGATTACTTTATATTAATGAACTGCATGCATATATTAATGCAAACATATTTACATATGGGATACAACTAGGTCTTGCACGCTCAACTGGTTGGTACACAATGTATGTGAGTGTTGTAAATTCTAGAATACTGAATTCGAT
Protein-coding sequences here:
- the LOC101513961 gene encoding probable serine/threonine-protein kinase PBL28 isoform X2; the protein is MQLLWRIKLLQLIMIQLLCAEALLTFKGSFAGPHKFKCSIVKQPCQIQCSKLNEPGGVKAKLERNIDTPTHKEAQVKKQGGRRAAVIVGGAGAALVIIIIIVVVIYISMRCCKRFKRHSSDSASSVPSQAVEMGRVNNSQYVNAYYPHYMQHTRLLTILELEQATGNFSQSNIIGEGRFGFVYKGLLQDGSFVAIKRRLFALTRDFIPEVKQIAHIHHINLVKLIGYYEDSYQQLLVYEYLPNGNVGNHLYDNEGLPIGKLDLRRRVSIALGASKGLEHLHSLVPPLFHRNFSTRNVLLDENYTAKVSDYGFCKLHTKFNQAGSSSNVDCFHDPELSLSENYLEQSDVYSFGVFLLELISGCQVHNRNMPNPDENLVFQAKNRSGLDKFVDTTLGEQEKNGGRRMMKLALVCVDVIHRRPSMAHIVQELERIQRDIAPLYSQINEEIGVVTLGSELFQ
- the LOC101513961 gene encoding probable serine/threonine-protein kinase PBL28 isoform X1, translating into MQLLWRIKLLQLIMIQLLCAEALLTFKGSFAGPHKFKCSIVKQPCQIQCSKLNEPETGGVKAKLERNIDTPTHKEAQVKKQGGRRAAVIVGGAGAALVIIIIIVVVIYISMRCCKRFKRHSSDSASSVPSQAVEMGRVNNSQYVNAYYPHYMQHTRLLTILELEQATGNFSQSNIIGEGRFGFVYKGLLQDGSFVAIKRRLFALTRDFIPEVKQIAHIHHINLVKLIGYYEDSYQQLLVYEYLPNGNVGNHLYDNEGLPIGKLDLRRRVSIALGASKGLEHLHSLVPPLFHRNFSTRNVLLDENYTAKVSDYGFCKLHTKFNQAGSSSNVDCFHDPELSLSENYLEQSDVYSFGVFLLELISGCQVHNRNMPNPDENLVFQAKNRSGLDKFVDTTLGEQEKNGGRRMMKLALVCVDVIHRRPSMAHIVQELERIQRDIAPLYSQINEEIGVVTLGSELFQ